A window of Paenibacillus sp. 19GGS1-52 contains these coding sequences:
- a CDS encoding GNAT family N-acetyltransferase has protein sequence MNIRPIQIIDNASIEHIIRNCLIEFGGNRAGLAWEDDSLPDLYHYYNNGKDRAYWIIEAEGEVLGGCGIAPFTESGNICELQKMYLSSKIRGTGAAAELLQIALDFAKLHYNKCYLETLQNMHAANRFYTKYGFESLEAPLAGSEHFACDAWYIKDLGE, from the coding sequence ATGAATATTAGACCCATCCAAATTATAGATAATGCATCTATCGAACACATCATCAGGAACTGCTTGATCGAGTTTGGCGGTAACAGAGCCGGCCTTGCCTGGGAAGATGACAGTCTGCCTGATCTATATCATTATTATAATAATGGAAAAGACCGTGCTTACTGGATTATTGAAGCGGAGGGAGAAGTTTTGGGTGGATGCGGTATTGCTCCTTTTACCGAATCAGGTAACATATGTGAACTGCAGAAAATGTACTTATCCTCGAAGATTAGAGGAACCGGAGCAGCAGCTGAACTATTGCAGATAGCCTTGGACTTCGCCAAACTCCATTACAATAAGTGTTATTTGGAAACCTTGCAAAACATGCATGCGGCCAACCGCTTTTATACGAAATATGGGTTTGAGTCTTTAGAGGCACCACTTGCAGGTTCAGAGCATTTTGCCTGTGATGCCTGGTATATTAAAGATTTAGGCGAATGA